From the genome of Candidatus Hydrogenedentota bacterium:
GGCCCACCCGAAATCAAGCGAAGACTACACACGTAGACGCGTCCGAAGGACGCGATTCGGACGCGGGTTCGATTCCCGCCGCCTCCACCACTTCACGATTCCAGAGGGTCCCGTCTCGCCCGGAGCGCAGTCAGGCTGCGCGGAATCGATCCCACTCCAGCCCCGCTCGACGAATGCAGCACGTCCCCTCTCAAGGCCGCGTGGTGCATGACGCGGCGCTCCTGATCGTCGGAGATGGCGAGGTGCTGGACGGATCGATCGTCCCAGAACGCGATCGGGTCGGGCTCCCAGCGGACTCGACATTGGAGCTGGGGCGAGTGGATGGGTTCGCACAAGAACTGGAGCAACGAATCGCCCTCG
Proteins encoded in this window:
- a CDS encoding TauD/TfdA family dioxygenase, translating into EGDSLLQFLCEPIHSPQLQCRVRWEPDPIAFWDDRSVQHLAISDDQERRVMHHAALRGDVLHSSSGAGVGSIPRSLTALRARRDPLES